Part of the bacterium genome, GAAGACTGCAGGGACGAAGTAAGAGTAACGGTCATTGCAACAGGTTTTGAAAGGCCTTCCCGGAAAAAAGGATTTGGAAAAGAACAGTATAATATTGACTATTTAAAAAACGCGGGGCACCAGGTTTTTGAAAAACGGGAAGGTTTAAAAGTTGAACCGGGTTTAGCAAACTTTTTGGAAGACAGCCTGGATATACCCACTTTTTTAAGAGACAAACGGTGATGGATAAACGTAGAGACAAGGCATTGCCTTGTCTCTACTAAATTTTACCCTGGTTTCTATATTTAGAGGCCGGGGTTTTTTGTTTGAAAAACAAAAAATGTGACAAGAATTTAATAAAATGTTATAATATTTTTGGCGGTAGCGGAGTATAATAAAATGTATAGAAAGGAGAATAAAATGGGATTAGTAATTGCAAAAATAATACTTAAAAATCCAAGAGAAAAAAGTCTTAAACCGGTGGAAGTTACCGCGCTTGCTGACACGGGATCAGTTCATCTTTGTATTCCCGACCATATAAGAATTCAGTTGAAATTGGAAGAAATAGATAAAAAAGAGGCCACATTAGCCGATGGAAGCAAGAAACTTGTTTCTTACGTCGGTCCTATTGAAATCAGATTTAAAAACCGGGTTGGTTTTGCAGGGGCGTTAGTAATGGGCGACCAGATACTTCTGGGTGCGATTCCCATGGAAGACATGGATCTGGTTATAATTCCTAACAAAAGAACTATCGATGTGAATCCCGACAGCCCCAACATTGCCACTTCAATCGCAAAATAAAATTTTAAAAGTTTACCCAAAAGCGCTTGCCAATCAGGAGTTACATCGCCTTGCCCAGAGGGTGTTGGAATAAGCTGTTTTTTAAAATCATTAATCATGTATAATATTATAATATGCTTAAAATAATCTCCGGCGGACAAACAGGGGCTGACAGGGCAGGACTGGATGTTGCCATAGCCCTGGGGCTGGAATATGGCGGGTCATTGCCGAAGGGCAGGATGACGGAAGACGGCCCGCTGGACTTGAAATATAAGTCCATGACTGAACTGGATATTGACAGCTATTCAATGCGGACAGAAAAAAACGTTAAAGACAGCGATGTGACATTGATATTTGTGGACGGACCCGCCGGTGAAGGCACTGTATTTACCATTGAACTGTGCAAAAAACTCAACAAACCATATCTTTTAATAAATTTTACTCATGATAAGGACTATATTAATATGATAACCGGGTGGATAAAGACAATTAAACCAGGAGTATTGAATATTGCCGGTTCGAGAGAAAGCGGTGCGCCCGGAATTTACGATAAAACATACAGGGTTCTTTATAAAGCGTTAAAAATGTTATAATAATGACGACATATTTGATGTTAAACGAAATAATCTCGACAAATCATCTTCTCCTATGAAATTGATTGAAATAGGCAAGGGCGGCTTTGACTTTGACCCTGAATTTTGAAGAAAAATAATGAGACGGCACGGCTTCTCAGGCCGGATGACGCGTTCAAATAAAGATATTTTAAAATTTCCCGTGTAATCCAAATCTCTGATATAATTTTCACAAATCATATGATCAGCAACAGAGAATTATTAAAGAGCGAAAAAGGACCTGAATACAGCCCGTATGGCAAAAATATCAAGGCCGCTCTGGCGTACCCGAATTTTTATCCGGTTGGAATGTCCAGCCTCGGTTTCCAGACAATTTATCACCTCCTGAATTCCTTCAATAACGTTTACTGTGAAAGAATATTTTTAAGCGAGGATGAAAAACAGTCTTCATTCGAAACAAAACAGTCTTTAAACAGTTTTAATTTTCTTTTCTTCTCATTATCATTTGAGGGTGATTATCCAAATACCGTGAAAATACTGGAAAAAGGGAATATCCCTGTTTTTGCCAGCGGGCGCGACGAAACACACCCTCTGGTTGCCGGCGGCGGGGTATGCGTTTTTTTAAACCCTGAGCCTGTCGCCGGATTTTTTGATTATTTTGTAATCGGCGAGGCGGAGGAAGTATTAAATAAGCTGATTGATATTTATGCAAAAAATTACCCTGACGGTTTTAAAACAAAAATGGACCGTGAATCATATTTGAAAGATATCTCAAAAATTGAAGGTGTTTATGTGCCCGAATTTTACGACTTTATTTATAACGATAAAAATGAGATAGCTTCCGTTGAAATACAAAACGGCGCGCCGTCTAAGATAAAAAGGCTTTTTATCAAAGACCTGGACAGCCTTCCGGTTTTGCCTCAAATAACCAGCCCTTTTTCCGAATTCAGGAATATGTTTCTTATCGAGATTGGAAGGGGATGTCCTTACCAGTGTAATTTCTGCGGGGCAACATCTGTCTATAAGCCCTATCGTTATAGAAGCTTGGAATCTATAAAAAAAATTGTCCTTGAACAGGGGAATATAGAATCGTTCGGATTAATAAGCCCCGCTGTGTCATGTTATCCTGAGATGGATGAACTATTTGATTTCTTTTCTTTAAAAAATTCCAGGATATCGTTTTCGTCATTGAGGATAGATAAAATTGATGATAAATTGGCCCATCTTCTGTCCCAGAACAATCAAAAGACAATAACATTGGCCCCTGAATGCGGTTCACAGAGGATGAGAAATATGGTCAATAAAAAAATAAAAGAGGGGGATATACTCCAGGCCGTAGAAAACCTGGCCGAAAATAAAATAAAAAATATTAAGTTGTATTTTATGATCGGACTTCCCGGGGAAACACAGGAGGACATAT contains:
- a CDS encoding radical SAM protein, whose protein sequence is MISNRELLKSEKGPEYSPYGKNIKAALAYPNFYPVGMSSLGFQTIYHLLNSFNNVYCERIFLSEDEKQSSFETKQSLNSFNFLFFSLSFEGDYPNTVKILEKGNIPVFASGRDETHPLVAGGGVCVFLNPEPVAGFFDYFVIGEAEEVLNKLIDIYAKNYPDGFKTKMDRESYLKDISKIEGVYVPEFYDFIYNDKNEIASVEIQNGAPSKIKRLFIKDLDSLPVLPQITSPFSEFRNMFLIEIGRGCPYQCNFCGATSVYKPYRYRSLESIKKIVLEQGNIESFGLISPAVSCYPEMDELFDFFSLKNSRISFSSLRIDKIDDKLAHLLSQNNQKTITLAPECGSQRMRNMVNKKIKEGDILQAVENLAENKIKNIKLYFMIGLPGETQEDIFAIYALTQKIRDVTIKIYKNTKNLVKITIHITPYVPKPHTPWQDVCMSSEEDLKSKLHFLQKAISGLGSIKLETEDVKSAILQSIFSRGDRRLAGFIKALSRTENKNWKITGKNMKFIWQKYLSTEHYGKILPWKLISE
- a CDS encoding clan AA aspartic protease; amino-acid sequence: MGLVIAKIILKNPREKSLKPVEVTALADTGSVHLCIPDHIRIQLKLEEIDKKEATLADGSKKLVSYVGPIEIRFKNRVGFAGALVMGDQILLGAIPMEDMDLVIIPNKRTIDVNPDSPNIATSIAK
- a CDS encoding putative molybdenum carrier protein; amino-acid sequence: MLKIISGGQTGADRAGLDVAIALGLEYGGSLPKGRMTEDGPLDLKYKSMTELDIDSYSMRTEKNVKDSDVTLIFVDGPAGEGTVFTIELCKKLNKPYLLINFTHDKDYINMITGWIKTIKPGVLNIAGSRESGAPGIYDKTYRVLYKALKML